A genome region from Micromonospora peucetia includes the following:
- a CDS encoding YqeB family protein, with the protein MDSYGTPTVVDGGTAELAVLWGGFPVLGAGVGWLLAEGAGWIAELPWAPAQGLFELVDGLPEAQASIGGVAVGMLGGLVIAAIGTAERLTVTVDTERARLRRSGSTREVMRRQVRAVFHDGKHLVLLGTDDDEVAREKSDLSAERLAAAFRGQGWPWTDTDPHRDAYRRWVPDLPGLPTGADALLRARQRALEKDKDGEARELRDELARTGVVVRDDRKRQYWRLTRSAVTGEPSDRDGEASDR; encoded by the coding sequence GTGGACAGCTACGGCACTCCCACCGTCGTCGACGGCGGCACGGCGGAGCTGGCGGTGCTCTGGGGCGGCTTCCCGGTGCTCGGCGCGGGCGTCGGGTGGCTGCTCGCCGAGGGCGCGGGGTGGATCGCCGAGCTGCCCTGGGCACCGGCCCAGGGGCTGTTCGAGCTGGTCGACGGGTTGCCTGAGGCGCAGGCCAGCATCGGCGGGGTGGCGGTCGGCATGCTCGGCGGCCTGGTGATCGCCGCCATCGGCACCGCCGAACGGCTCACCGTCACGGTCGACACCGAGCGGGCCCGGCTGCGGCGCAGTGGCAGCACGCGGGAGGTCATGCGGCGGCAGGTGCGCGCGGTGTTCCACGACGGCAAGCACCTGGTGCTGCTCGGCACCGACGACGACGAGGTGGCCCGGGAGAAGTCGGACCTCTCCGCCGAGCGGTTGGCCGCCGCCTTCCGCGGGCAGGGCTGGCCGTGGACGGACACCGACCCGCACCGGGACGCGTACCGGCGGTGGGTGCCGGACCTGCCCGGGCTGCCGACGGGCGCGGATGCGCTGCTGCGGGCCCGGCAGCGGGCGCTGGAGAAGGACAAGGACGGCGAGGCCCGGGAACTACGCGACGAGCTGGCCCGCACCGGGGTGGTGGTCCGCGACGACCGTAAACGGCAGTACTGGCGGCTGACCCGCTCGGCCGTCACCGGTGAGCCATCGGATCGGGACGGGGAGGCTTCGGACCGGTGA
- a CDS encoding SOUL family heme-binding protein has translation MTEQQPYRVVARHPGFELRRYPAHLVAEVRAEGAFEQAALDAFGPLGAYVGGANRSRQAIAPGTGPETIALTAPFVQEEGDRPDHWLAWLVMPAGFTPDTLPEPADPRVHTRVVPEQLAAAVRFTGRWTAGAFDRRAIALGRAVTAVGLRPAGAVRYARFDRPWKPWFLRHNEVVLPIAE, from the coding sequence ATGACCGAGCAGCAGCCGTACCGGGTGGTGGCCCGGCACCCCGGCTTCGAGCTGCGCCGATACCCGGCGCACCTGGTCGCCGAGGTGCGGGCGGAGGGCGCGTTCGAGCAGGCCGCCCTGGACGCCTTCGGGCCGCTGGGCGCGTACGTCGGCGGCGCCAACCGCTCCCGGCAGGCGATCGCGCCGGGGACGGGCCCGGAGACGATCGCGCTGACGGCCCCGTTCGTACAGGAGGAGGGGGATCGGCCGGACCACTGGCTGGCGTGGCTCGTCATGCCGGCGGGCTTCACCCCCGACACGCTGCCCGAGCCGGCGGACCCCCGGGTGCACACCCGGGTGGTCCCGGAGCAGCTCGCCGCCGCGGTGCGCTTCACGGGTCGCTGGACGGCGGGAGCGTTCGACCGGCGGGCGATCGCGCTGGGCCGCGCGGTCACCGCGGTCGGGCTGCGTCCCGCCGGCGCGGTCCGGTACGCCCGCTTCGACCGGCCGTGGAAGCCGTGGTTCCTGCGCCACAACGAGGTCGTGCTGCCGATCGCCGAGTGA
- a CDS encoding serine hydrolase domain-containing protein, whose protein sequence is MRKPAALALVIGLVGAVAAVGVMPRAPRLTAQSSGDTALAAAVRAAVPDPEGHRGLAVAVLENGQVRSAGLGDRDPAGRPVEPGTPFEIGSIAKVMTGMLLARQVAAGAVRPDEPVGATLPELTGPAREVTLAELASHRSGLPRLATSVGDLVSIWWANLTGGNPYAGQDAGWLVDAAGDEEPGDGRGQVRYSNLGMALLGQALATRAGTSYPELLDRELLRPLGMTATVLATDATALPSGHAEGSTAGGRAVDAWVGDGYAPAGVGSWSTVEDLARLLGATLAGTAPGADAATGRFTEDDSRRVGYGWFTTRYGDREIVWHNGATGGFHGYLGFERATGRGVVVLGNTARGVEPIGLRLLGVPARDADGDGPPLPVWISAGLGVVLTFLGGLGLLGATRRAPDRLTLAPAVAWAVLYLGLGHRLGDWSMVPGWLWPVGAGLSAAGIALATYRWRGLPPLAGAPPWRRLTSAAFSALLAIGAAVVIAA, encoded by the coding sequence ATGCGCAAGCCGGCCGCCCTCGCCCTGGTCATCGGTCTCGTCGGCGCGGTCGCGGCCGTGGGGGTCATGCCCCGCGCGCCCCGGCTGACCGCGCAGAGCAGCGGCGACACCGCGCTGGCCGCCGCTGTCCGCGCGGCGGTGCCCGACCCCGAGGGCCACCGGGGTCTCGCCGTCGCCGTGCTGGAGAACGGCCAGGTCCGGAGCGCCGGCCTGGGCGACCGCGACCCGGCCGGCCGGCCGGTGGAACCGGGCACCCCGTTCGAGATCGGCTCGATCGCCAAGGTGATGACCGGGATGTTGCTCGCCCGGCAGGTCGCGGCCGGTGCGGTACGCCCCGACGAGCCGGTCGGCGCCACGCTGCCCGAGCTGACCGGTCCCGCCCGCGAGGTCACCCTGGCCGAGCTGGCCAGTCACCGCTCCGGCCTGCCCCGTCTCGCCACCTCGGTCGGGGACCTGGTCAGCATCTGGTGGGCGAACCTCACCGGCGGCAACCCCTACGCGGGACAGGACGCCGGATGGCTGGTCGACGCCGCCGGCGACGAGGAGCCCGGCGACGGGCGCGGGCAGGTCCGCTACTCCAACCTCGGGATGGCGTTGCTCGGGCAGGCGCTTGCCACCCGGGCCGGCACGTCGTACCCGGAGCTGCTGGACCGTGAGCTGCTGCGACCGCTCGGTATGACGGCGACCGTGCTGGCGACCGACGCCACCGCCCTGCCGTCCGGGCACGCCGAGGGTTCCACGGCCGGCGGTCGCGCGGTCGACGCCTGGGTCGGCGACGGCTACGCGCCGGCCGGCGTCGGCTCCTGGTCGACCGTGGAGGACCTGGCCCGGCTGCTCGGCGCGACGCTCGCCGGCACCGCCCCCGGCGCCGACGCCGCCACCGGGCGCTTCACCGAGGACGACAGCAGGCGGGTCGGCTACGGCTGGTTCACCACCCGCTACGGCGACCGCGAGATCGTCTGGCACAACGGCGCCACCGGCGGCTTCCACGGCTACCTGGGCTTCGAACGGGCCACCGGGCGGGGCGTGGTGGTGCTCGGCAACACCGCCAGGGGCGTCGAGCCGATCGGGCTGCGGCTGCTCGGCGTACCGGCGCGGGACGCCGACGGGGACGGGCCGCCGCTGCCGGTCTGGATCAGCGCCGGCCTCGGGGTGGTCCTCACCTTCCTCGGCGGGCTGGGCCTGCTCGGCGCCACCCGACGGGCCCCCGACCGGCTCACCCTGGCGCCCGCCGTCGCCTGGGCGGTGCTCTACCTCGGTCTCGGCCACCGGCTCGGCGACTGGTCGATGGTCCCCGGCTGGCTGTGGCCGGTCGGCGCGGGCCTCTCGGCGGCCGGGATCGCCCTGGCCACGTACCGCTGGCGGGGGTTGCCGCCGCTGGCCGGCGCACCGCCGTGGCGGCGGCTGACCTCGGCGGCGTTCTCGGCGCTCCTCGCGATCGGGGCCGCCGTGGTCATCGCCGCCTGA
- a CDS encoding ArsR/SmtB family transcription factor, which translates to MAEIEERLSALEAQVAALTERFGAEPPPAGATTPAGDVFWALNGLKQRIPSEGSGAVLYTGTVRLDDQHYDWQYGRVVDDVLAGNWTELAGVLTALAHPVRLRLLREILGGRHGTGELAEIEGLGTTGQLHHHLRQLTAAGWLHSAGRGHYAVPAERVVPLLAILTAARR; encoded by the coding sequence ATGGCGGAGATCGAGGAACGGCTGAGCGCGCTGGAGGCGCAGGTCGCCGCGCTGACGGAGCGCTTCGGGGCAGAACCGCCGCCGGCCGGGGCGACGACGCCGGCCGGTGACGTGTTCTGGGCGCTCAACGGGCTGAAACAGCGGATCCCGAGCGAGGGCAGCGGCGCGGTGCTCTACACCGGCACCGTCCGCCTCGACGACCAGCACTACGACTGGCAGTACGGCCGCGTCGTCGACGACGTACTCGCCGGCAACTGGACGGAGCTGGCCGGCGTGCTGACCGCCCTGGCGCACCCGGTCCGGCTGCGCCTGCTCCGCGAGATCCTCGGCGGCCGGCACGGCACCGGCGAGCTGGCCGAGATCGAGGGCCTGGGCACCACCGGCCAGCTGCACCACCACCTGCGCCAGCTCACCGCCGCCGGCTGGCTGCACAGCGCCGGCCGGGGCCATTACGCCGTTCCGGCCGAACGGGTCGTGCCGCTGCTGGCCATCCTCACCGCCGCCCGCCGCTGA
- a CDS encoding ParA family protein yields the protein MYVVSVINYKGGVGKTTVTANLGAELANRGMKVLLIDLDPQASLTFGFYDPDDWRDRLRDGRTVKRWYDGLRGDTPPTSLGELVVSPGPANARLSGTGRLDLIASHLQLVDIDLALARAVADGDEYDAELFRVRGSLAEGLHDDALGGYDLVLIDCPPNFNVVTQSAIIASDHLLIPAKADYLSTLGIDYLHGNVRELVEQYNADARRFATTRRHHKVAPDVAGVVFTMIQLMAQRPIAAHQGYMDQVRALGLPVFPTALRENVTAFATNAPRGVPVVLRDRIATPAVRDELRQLATEFLEHLQPERVLA from the coding sequence GTGTACGTCGTGTCCGTAATCAACTACAAAGGCGGGGTCGGCAAGACCACCGTGACCGCCAACCTCGGTGCCGAGTTGGCCAACCGAGGGATGAAGGTGCTGCTCATCGACCTCGATCCGCAGGCCAGCCTGACGTTCGGCTTCTACGATCCCGACGACTGGCGGGACCGGCTGCGCGACGGCCGGACGGTGAAGCGCTGGTACGACGGCCTGCGCGGGGACACCCCGCCGACAAGCCTGGGCGAGTTGGTCGTCTCCCCCGGCCCGGCCAACGCGCGGCTCAGCGGCACGGGCCGCCTCGACCTGATCGCGTCCCACCTCCAGCTCGTCGACATCGACCTGGCGCTGGCCCGGGCCGTGGCCGACGGCGACGAGTACGACGCCGAGCTGTTCCGGGTACGCGGCTCCCTCGCCGAGGGGCTGCACGACGACGCGCTCGGCGGCTACGACCTGGTGCTCATCGACTGCCCGCCGAACTTCAACGTGGTCACCCAGTCGGCCATCATCGCCAGCGACCACCTGCTCATCCCGGCGAAGGCGGACTACCTGTCCACGTTGGGCATCGACTACCTGCACGGCAACGTGCGGGAGCTGGTCGAGCAGTACAACGCCGACGCCCGCCGGTTCGCCACCACCCGCCGGCACCACAAGGTCGCTCCCGACGTCGCCGGCGTGGTGTTCACGATGATCCAGCTGATGGCGCAGCGGCCGATCGCCGCCCACCAGGGCTACATGGACCAGGTCCGGGCGCTCGGCCTGCCGGTCTTTCCCACCGCCCTGCGGGAGAACGTCACCGCGTTCGCCACGAACGCCCCGCGCGGCGTGCCGGTGGTGCTCCGCGACCGGATCGCAACCCCGGCGGTCCGCGACGAGTTGCGCCAACTCGCCACCGAGTTCCTCGAACACCTCCAGCCCGAACGGGTGCTGGCATGA
- a CDS encoding Rho termination factor N-terminal domain-containing protein: MTGPTGDVADLVTALLRGLPAADLAALVEGRARLAVVPVDTAPARPPADRVGSRTRPAAAPAARAASPARHAARQARQAAPATGQAAPPARRATPAPDPARARAELAAMSRRDDGTAYLCGWTARDLRALAASLELRGVSGLRKADLVDRIVDRTIGFRLDSTAIRRL; this comes from the coding sequence ATGACCGGCCCCACCGGCGACGTCGCCGACCTGGTGACCGCGCTGCTCCGAGGGCTGCCCGCCGCCGACCTCGCCGCCCTGGTCGAGGGACGGGCCCGGCTCGCGGTGGTGCCGGTCGACACGGCTCCGGCCAGGCCGCCGGCCGACCGGGTCGGCTCCCGCACGCGTCCGGCCGCCGCACCGGCCGCCCGCGCCGCCTCGCCCGCCCGACATGCCGCTCGGCAGGCACGTCAGGCCGCCCCGGCCACGGGTCAGGCCGCCCCACCCGCCCGTCGGGCCACGCCCGCGCCGGATCCGGCCCGTGCCCGGGCCGAGCTGGCGGCCATGTCCCGCCGCGACGACGGTACGGCGTACCTCTGCGGCTGGACGGCCCGCGACCTGCGGGCGCTCGCCGCGAGCCTGGAGCTGCGCGGCGTCAGCGGGCTACGCAAGGCGGACCTGGTGGACCGGATCGTCGACCGCACCATCGGCTTCCGGCTCGACTCCACCGCCATCCGCCGGCTCTGA
- a CDS encoding DUF1697 domain-containing protein: MDRWVALLRGVNVGGAKVAMADLRRLVTGLGHDDVKTYLQSGNVVFGSTVRDADALARGIERAIAGELGLTVPVLVRGGRELAAVAGGNPYADREDDPTRLLVVFLATAPAPSAVAALTAPSGENLAFTVTGREAYLHYPDGGYGRSKFTNNHLEKKLGVVATTRNWRSVRALAELATVASA, translated from the coding sequence ATGGACAGGTGGGTCGCGCTGCTGCGCGGGGTCAACGTCGGGGGCGCGAAGGTGGCCATGGCCGACCTGCGCCGGCTGGTCACCGGCCTCGGCCACGATGACGTGAAGACATACCTGCAGAGCGGCAACGTGGTCTTCGGCAGCACCGTGCGCGACGCCGACGCGTTGGCGCGGGGCATCGAGCGGGCCATCGCAGGCGAGTTGGGGTTGACGGTGCCGGTGCTGGTGCGCGGCGGCCGGGAGTTGGCGGCGGTGGCCGGCGGCAACCCGTACGCCGACCGGGAGGACGACCCGACGCGGCTGCTGGTGGTGTTCCTCGCGACCGCGCCCGCCCCCTCCGCCGTGGCCGCCCTGACTGCGCCGAGCGGCGAGAACCTCGCGTTCACGGTCACCGGGCGCGAGGCCTACCTGCACTATCCCGACGGCGGCTACGGCCGGTCGAAGTTCACCAACAACCACCTGGAGAAGAAGCTCGGCGTGGTGGCGACCACCCGCAACTGGCGGTCGGTGCGGGCCCTCGCGGAGCTGGCGACGGTTGCGTCAGCGTGA
- a CDS encoding MBL fold metallo-hydrolase translates to MPNIDRRRFLRDAAASTALVSAGGLAGTALTGPAHAAPPAAAPVAAAPAGRRSGPVSFRWWGTSAWRIDIGDRTVLVDPFLSRIDTGLFRGAFNQATKLEVRTDVVDSLVDRAETVLVTHTHWDHYMDVPHIVGRTGARVVGTLTAYHLGLAYGLPSGKLSPVRGGEVLDFGAYTVEVVSSLHSRNLSYSMAFPGVRVSQPARPVTIADLPEGDTLAYQLRVAGGPSVFFMGASDFAERNLTGLAPDVAMVALPSSTATANYAERLLDALDRPKVVVPVHFDNFETELRNPVTVAPTDRERLDTLVAAVRRASPRSRVIVPEYHTAYHF, encoded by the coding sequence ATGCCCAACATCGACCGCCGCCGCTTCCTCCGCGACGCCGCCGCCAGCACCGCGCTGGTCTCCGCCGGCGGGCTCGCCGGCACCGCCCTGACCGGCCCGGCACACGCCGCGCCGCCGGCCGCCGCCCCGGTCGCCGCCGCCCCGGCCGGCCGCCGCAGCGGCCCGGTCAGCTTCCGCTGGTGGGGTACGTCGGCCTGGCGCATCGACATCGGCGACCGGACCGTTTTGGTCGACCCCTTCCTCAGCCGGATCGACACGGGGCTGTTCCGGGGCGCCTTCAACCAGGCCACGAAGTTGGAGGTCCGCACCGACGTCGTCGACTCCCTGGTGGACCGGGCCGAGACGGTGCTCGTCACGCACACCCACTGGGACCACTACATGGACGTGCCGCACATCGTGGGCCGCACCGGTGCCCGGGTCGTCGGCACGCTGACCGCCTACCACCTCGGGCTGGCGTACGGGCTGCCGTCGGGGAAGCTCAGCCCGGTCCGGGGCGGGGAGGTGCTGGACTTCGGCGCGTACACCGTGGAGGTGGTGAGCTCGCTGCACAGCCGCAACCTGTCGTACTCGATGGCCTTTCCCGGCGTCCGGGTCAGCCAGCCGGCCAGGCCGGTGACCATCGCCGACCTGCCCGAGGGCGACACCCTCGCCTACCAGCTGCGGGTGGCCGGCGGCCCGTCGGTCTTCTTCATGGGCGCGAGCGACTTCGCCGAGCGGAACCTGACCGGGCTGGCGCCCGACGTGGCGATGGTGGCGCTGCCGAGCAGCACCGCAACCGCCAACTACGCCGAGCGGTTGCTCGACGCGCTGGACCGGCCGAAGGTCGTGGTTCCGGTGCACTTCGACAACTTCGAGACCGAGCTGCGCAACCCGGTGACCGTCGCGCCGACCGACCGCGAGCGGCTGGACACGCTCGTCGCGGCGGTGCGCCGGGCCTCCCCGCGCAGCCGGGTGATCGTGCCCGAGTACCACACCGCGTACCACTTCTGA
- a CDS encoding serine hydrolase, whose amino-acid sequence MATERIAEIFERAGVTGCLHVVDLDGGSGSGRPGARCEVAVRADEQVVIASIFKVLLVLEFARQVVAGQLDARERVLVTADDRLGGWGVAGCADDAEVSLRDLAYFTMSVSDNTAADLLLRRVGADVLPMLAAELGLPRTRVVGGPRQLVETMLADVGARTEADFARIFPTLPPERVRAMRMFDPAQTTSSTAREITRLLGLIWRDEAGPPEACVMVRGWMAQQLFWTRLASGFPPGVRVSGKTGSLPGLHLEAGVAEYPDGGRYAIAVFVRAAQLATRRIDVDLAMGQAARTAVEALRGD is encoded by the coding sequence GTGGCGACAGAGCGCATTGCGGAGATCTTCGAACGGGCCGGGGTCACCGGCTGCCTGCACGTCGTCGACCTCGATGGCGGCAGTGGATCGGGGCGGCCCGGAGCGCGGTGCGAGGTGGCTGTCCGGGCGGACGAGCAGGTGGTGATCGCCTCGATCTTCAAGGTGCTGCTGGTGCTGGAGTTCGCCCGGCAGGTCGTCGCCGGCCAGCTTGACGCCCGGGAACGGGTCCTCGTCACCGCCGACGACCGGCTCGGCGGGTGGGGCGTCGCCGGTTGCGCCGACGACGCCGAGGTGTCGCTACGGGACCTGGCCTACTTCACCATGTCGGTCAGCGACAACACCGCCGCCGACCTGCTGCTGCGCCGGGTCGGGGCGGATGTGCTGCCGATGCTCGCCGCCGAGTTGGGGCTGCCGCGTACCCGGGTCGTCGGCGGCCCTCGACAGCTGGTGGAGACGATGCTCGCCGACGTGGGCGCGCGTACCGAGGCGGACTTCGCCCGGATCTTCCCCACCCTGCCGCCCGAGCGGGTGCGCGCGATGCGGATGTTCGACCCCGCACAGACGACGTCGAGCACCGCCCGGGAGATCACCCGGCTACTCGGCCTGATCTGGCGGGACGAGGCCGGCCCGCCCGAGGCGTGCGTGATGGTCCGGGGCTGGATGGCCCAACAGCTCTTCTGGACGCGCCTGGCGTCCGGCTTCCCGCCCGGGGTGCGGGTGTCCGGCAAGACCGGTTCGCTGCCGGGTCTGCACCTGGAGGCCGGTGTGGCCGAGTATCCCGACGGCGGCCGGTACGCCATCGCCGTCTTCGTGCGTGCCGCCCAACTCGCCACCCGCCGTATCGACGTGGACCTGGCGATGGGCCAGGCCGCCCGGACCGCCGTCGAGGCCCTGCGCGGCGACTGA
- a CDS encoding LysR family transcriptional regulator: MDLLRHLRHFVVVAHELHFGRAAELLGMAQPPLSQSVQRLERELAVELFDRSRRQVRLTTAGQLLLGEAEELLAGEGRLRNLMRQVREGVSGVLRAGVPPETPAVTLRELLDRLADRAPGLDVDLHELTSGEQERMLTEGRLDVGLLHHPVTDDGLRLGAAVDVPLGVLLPRASPLARGREVELAALAGLDLVTAPRATAPGWHDHLLEVCRRHGFAPGRVRPARNPEFLFGLVLAGGGVAVEPAATARREPRIAWRPIAGSPLVRRTSAAWPRRGAHPAAPMFGQLAAEVLADGSEPPAPPPGPAPRPWPVLFDEPA; encoded by the coding sequence GTGGACCTGCTCCGACACCTGCGGCACTTCGTGGTGGTCGCCCACGAGCTGCACTTCGGGCGGGCCGCCGAGCTGCTCGGCATGGCCCAGCCGCCGCTGAGCCAGTCGGTGCAGCGCCTGGAGCGGGAGCTGGCGGTGGAGCTGTTCGACCGCTCCCGGCGGCAGGTGCGGCTGACCACCGCAGGGCAGTTGCTGCTCGGCGAGGCCGAGGAACTGCTCGCCGGGGAGGGCCGGCTGCGCAACCTGATGCGGCAGGTACGCGAGGGGGTGTCCGGGGTGCTCCGGGCCGGGGTGCCGCCGGAGACGCCCGCCGTGACCCTGCGCGAGCTGCTCGACCGGCTGGCCGACCGCGCGCCCGGGCTCGACGTGGACCTGCACGAGCTGACCAGCGGCGAGCAGGAGCGGATGCTGACCGAGGGGCGGCTGGACGTCGGCCTGCTGCACCACCCCGTCACCGACGACGGGCTGCGCCTCGGCGCCGCAGTCGACGTACCGCTGGGGGTGCTGCTGCCGCGCGCCTCGCCGCTCGCGCGGGGCCGGGAGGTCGAGCTGGCGGCGCTGGCCGGCCTGGACCTGGTGACCGCGCCCCGGGCCACCGCGCCCGGCTGGCACGACCACCTGCTGGAGGTCTGCCGCCGGCACGGGTTCGCGCCGGGGCGGGTCCGTCCGGCCCGCAACCCGGAGTTCCTCTTCGGGCTGGTGCTGGCCGGCGGCGGGGTCGCCGTCGAGCCGGCGGCGACAGCCCGCCGGGAACCCCGGATCGCCTGGCGGCCGATCGCCGGATCCCCGCTGGTCAGGCGCACCTCGGCGGCCTGGCCGCGGCGGGGGGCGCACCCGGCCGCGCCGATGTTCGGGCAGCTCGCGGCGGAGGTGCTGGCCGACGGGTCGGAGCCGCCGGCGCCGCCGCCCGGGCCGGCGCCCCGCCCCTGGCCGGTGCTCTTCGACGAGCCGGCCTGA
- a CDS encoding NADPH-dependent FMN reductase, which produces MTPLRLAVIIGSTREGRTGDRIGRWFVDRARRHDELAVTVVDLADHDFLASCPSEPTPAVRSFVARVGLAEAFVVVTPEYNHSFPGSLKQAIDHAYDEWQAKPVGFVSYGCGSIGLHAVEQLRTVFTALHAVTMRDTVGVDLLDGEPSPPAADRLERDADVLLDQLRWWGLTLRDGRATRPYVS; this is translated from the coding sequence ATGACGCCGCTGCGCCTCGCCGTGATCATCGGCAGCACCCGGGAGGGACGCACGGGCGACCGGATCGGCCGCTGGTTCGTCGACCGGGCGCGGCGACACGACGAGCTGGCGGTGACGGTCGTCGACCTCGCCGACCACGACTTCCTCGCCAGCTGTCCGTCCGAGCCGACGCCGGCCGTGCGGTCGTTCGTCGCGCGGGTCGGCCTGGCCGAGGCGTTCGTCGTGGTCACCCCCGAGTACAACCACAGCTTCCCGGGCTCGTTGAAACAGGCGATCGACCACGCGTACGACGAGTGGCAGGCCAAACCGGTCGGCTTCGTGTCGTACGGGTGCGGTTCCATCGGTTTGCACGCGGTCGAGCAGCTCCGGACGGTCTTCACCGCGCTGCACGCGGTCACGATGCGCGACACCGTCGGTGTCGACCTGCTCGACGGCGAGCCGTCGCCCCCGGCGGCGGACCGGTTGGAGCGGGACGCCGATGTCCTGCTCGACCAGCTCCGTTGGTGGGGCCTGACCCTGCGCGACGGCCGCGCCACACGCCCGTACGTCTCCTGA
- a CDS encoding ATP-binding cassette domain-containing protein — protein MKRSTGLAIEAEGLTRSFGDTRALAGMDLQVPAGTVYGLLGPNGAGKTTAVRVLATLLRPDGGRARVFGHDVVKEADAVRARMSLTGQYASVDEDLTGRENLVLLARLLGHGKPAARDRAESMLTAFGLTDAGDRQVKKYSGGMRRRIDIAASILNTPDLLFLDEPTTGLDPRSRNQVWEIVRAVVAHGTTVLLTTQYLDEADQLAGRIAVVDHGRVIAEGTPGELKSSVGAGTVHLRLRDAGQRPEAERLLRAALGVPVQLEADPVALTARVGGDGNDLDASEQAAQALGDLARAGIVVDDFSLGQPSLDEVFLALTDHPAVATDERDDELEAAR, from the coding sequence ATGAAACGCAGTACCGGCCTGGCAATCGAGGCCGAGGGTCTGACCCGGTCGTTCGGGGACACCCGGGCGCTCGCCGGCATGGATCTCCAGGTGCCCGCCGGCACCGTCTACGGGCTGCTCGGCCCGAACGGCGCCGGCAAGACCACAGCGGTACGGGTGCTGGCGACGCTACTGCGCCCCGACGGCGGGCGGGCCCGGGTCTTCGGGCACGACGTCGTCAAGGAGGCCGACGCCGTACGCGCCCGGATGAGCCTGACCGGCCAGTACGCCTCGGTGGACGAGGACCTGACCGGGCGGGAGAACCTGGTGCTCCTCGCCCGCCTGCTCGGGCACGGCAAGCCGGCCGCCCGAGACCGGGCGGAGAGCATGCTCACCGCGTTCGGCCTGACCGATGCGGGCGACCGGCAGGTCAAGAAGTACTCGGGCGGCATGCGGCGGCGCATCGACATCGCGGCGAGCATTCTCAACACGCCCGACCTGCTGTTCCTCGACGAGCCGACGACAGGGCTGGACCCGCGCAGCCGCAACCAGGTGTGGGAGATCGTCCGGGCCGTCGTGGCGCACGGCACGACCGTGCTGCTGACCACGCAGTACCTCGACGAGGCCGACCAGCTCGCCGGCCGCATCGCGGTGGTGGACCACGGCCGGGTGATCGCGGAGGGCACCCCGGGCGAGCTGAAGTCCTCGGTCGGCGCTGGCACCGTCCACCTGCGGCTGCGCGACGCGGGGCAGCGGCCCGAGGCCGAGCGGCTGCTCCGGGCGGCGCTGGGCGTGCCGGTGCAGCTCGAAGCCGATCCGGTCGCGCTGACCGCCCGGGTCGGCGGGGACGGCAACGACCTCGACGCCAGCGAGCAGGCCGCCCAGGCGCTCGGCGACCTGGCCCGCGCCGGCATCGTCGTCGACGACTTCTCCCTCGGCCAGCCGAGCCTGGACGAGGTCTTCCTGGCCCTGACCGACCACCCCGCCGTCGCAACCGACGAGCGGGACGACGAGCTGGAGGCAGCCCGATGA
- a CDS encoding ABC transporter permease has translation MSNATTTGRAPSVYVPSAEALSTVLAPGSRPPGPNAVTASLTFGWRALLKIKHVPEQLFDVTAFPIIMVLMFTYLFGGALADSPRDYLQFFLPGIMVTSVVMITMYTGVGLNTDIEKGVFDRFRTLPVWRPAPLVGMIFGDVLRYVLAAVVILGVGLVLGFRPDGGLPGVLAGIGLLVVFSFAFSWVWTFFGLILRSEKSVMGVSMMVLFPLTFLSNVFVDPATMPGWLQAFVNVNPISQLVASVRAVMSGGSDASATMWTLLWSAGFVVVFGTLTMYRYNRR, from the coding sequence ATGAGCAACGCCACCACGACCGGGCGGGCCCCGTCCGTCTACGTACCGTCGGCGGAGGCGCTGTCGACCGTCCTCGCGCCCGGCTCGCGACCGCCCGGGCCGAACGCGGTGACAGCGTCGCTCACGTTCGGCTGGCGGGCCCTGCTGAAGATCAAGCACGTGCCGGAGCAACTGTTCGACGTGACGGCGTTCCCGATCATCATGGTGCTGATGTTCACGTACCTGTTCGGCGGTGCCCTCGCCGACAGCCCGCGCGACTACCTCCAGTTCTTCCTGCCCGGCATCATGGTCACGAGCGTCGTGATGATCACCATGTACACCGGGGTCGGGCTGAACACCGACATCGAGAAGGGTGTCTTCGACCGGTTCCGGACCCTGCCGGTGTGGCGGCCGGCCCCACTGGTCGGCATGATCTTCGGCGACGTGCTGCGCTACGTGCTGGCGGCCGTGGTCATCCTCGGCGTCGGGCTGGTGCTGGGGTTCCGGCCCGACGGCGGGCTGCCCGGCGTGCTGGCCGGGATCGGCCTACTGGTGGTCTTCTCGTTCGCGTTCTCCTGGGTCTGGACGTTCTTCGGCCTCATCCTGCGCAGCGAGAAGTCCGTGATGGGCGTGAGCATGATGGTGCTCTTCCCGCTGACCTTCCTGAGCAACGTGTTCGTCGACCCCGCGACCATGCCCGGCTGGCTCCAGGCGTTCGTCAACGTCAACCCGATCTCGCAGCTGGTGGCCTCGGTACGCGCGGTGATGTCGGGCGGGTCGGACGCGTCGGCCACGATGTGGACGCTGCTGTGGAGCGCCGGCTTCGTGGTGGTCTTCGGCACCCTGACGATGTACCGCTACAACCGCCGCTGA